The sequence ACTCATCATACCCAGAGATTGGACGACAGTTTGGAGGGAAGGACCATACGACGATCATTCATGCCTGCCGTCAGGTCGCGAAAGCCAGGGAAGCCGACGCCGTGCTACAGACAACCATTGAAACGTTGAAGGAACAGATTCTTCGAAGTTAACGACTTGGCCGGGGGAGCACGCTATGAAAGTACGCATCGGGCGAGATGAATTATTGACAGGACTCCAACGCGTACAGGGTGTCGTGGAAAAACGCAACACGATGCCGATTTTGTCGAACATTTTGTTGGAGGCCAAACAAGACGGAGTCGAGATTGTCGCAACCGATCTTGAGATCGGGTTGAGAGGCCTCTATAAGGCAACTGTGCTGACTCCGGGAGGTGTGACTATCTCGGCTCGAAAGCTGTTCGAGATCGTGAAAGAGTTACCATCCGGTGAGATCGAGCTGACATCCGCAGACAATAATTGGACGACGATCCAAGCTGGAAAGAGCCAATTCAAAGTTGTGGGTCTTCCTAGTCACGATTACCCTGCGCTCCCGACGATCGATCGCGAAGGGTTAACGCCTCTCTCTGGAGACGGACTATTGGAATTGATTCGGAAGACGCTTTTTGCCGCCGGTGACAACGATGCCCGATACATTTTGAACGGCCTTCTCGTCACGTTGCTGGGGACTGAGAAGAAAACCTCCCTGCGATTGGTCGGCACGGACGGTCATCGTCTTGCCGTAGCGGAACAGGAAGTCGGACAAGCCGGGTCTAAAGGGATGCCGTTGGAAATGAAGGCCATCATTCCAAAAAAAGCTGCCCATGAGATCAGGCATCTATTGGAAGAGGGAGGAGACGGTGAACCGCTGATCGGCTTCTCCAAGAATCTGATGATCTTCCGGAAAAGTGGTCTGCTTCTGACGTCCAGGCTGATGGAAGGCAATTATCCAAATTATCAGCAGGTCATTCCCAAAGAAAGCGGCAAGCCTATCAGTGTGAATCGAGCCGAGCTAGAGAGCGCGCTTCGTCGAGTATCGGTATTGTCCAAGGATAAGTCCAGCGCGGTGAAAGTATCGTTTGCATCCGGCAAGATGACGCTTTATTCCAGCAGCCCTGACTATGGAGAAGCCACAGAAGAATTGCCCGCGCAGTACGAGGGCGAGACGTTGAATACCGGTTTCAACGCCCGATATCTGTTGGATGTTTTCAATGTGATGGATGGGGAAACGCTCTCTCTTCAGATGGAGACAGCCTTGAGTCCCTGTTTG is a genomic window of Candidatus Nitrospira kreftii containing:
- a CDS encoding Beta sliding clamp, with the translated sequence MKVRIGRDELLTGLQRVQGVVEKRNTMPILSNILLEAKQDGVEIVATDLEIGLRGLYKATVLTPGGVTISARKLFEIVKELPSGEIELTSADNNWTTIQAGKSQFKVVGLPSHDYPALPTIDREGLTPLSGDGLLELIRKTLFAAGDNDARYILNGLLVTLLGTEKKTSLRLVGTDGHRLAVAEQEVGQAGSKGMPLEMKAIIPKKAAHEIRHLLEEGGDGEPLIGFSKNLMIFRKSGLLLTSRLMEGNYPNYQQVIPKESGKPISVNRAELESALRRVSVLSKDKSSAVKVSFASGKMTLYSSSPDYGEATEELPAQYEGETLNTGFNARYLLDVFNVMDGETLSLQMETALSPCLVQEPESPGFKCVVMPIKV